One Mixta gaviniae genomic window carries:
- the potI gene encoding putrescine ABC transporter permease PotI, with product MSNLPAVRSPWRLVILLLCFSFLYAPMLLLVVYSFNSSQLVTVWESFSLHWYRVLFQDSAMISAVTLSLTIAALSATMAVVLGTIAAVVIVRFGRFKGSTGFAFMLTAPLVMPDVITGLSLLLLFVAMGHALGWPSDRGMLTIWLAHVTFCTAYVSVVINSRLRELDRSIEEAAMDLGATPLKVFFVITVPMIAPALVTGWLLAFTLSLDDLVIASFVTGPGATTLPMAIFATVRRGVNPEINALASLILFVVGLVGFIAWRFMAHEEKQRVRDIQKAKRS from the coding sequence ATGAGTAATTTGCCCGCTGTTCGTTCGCCGTGGCGGCTGGTGATCCTGCTGCTGTGCTTCAGCTTCCTTTATGCTCCAATGCTGCTGCTGGTGGTCTATTCGTTCAACAGCTCGCAGCTGGTGACCGTCTGGGAGAGCTTCTCGCTGCACTGGTATCGTGTGCTGTTCCAGGATAGCGCGATGATCAGCGCGGTGACGCTAAGCCTGACCATCGCCGCGCTCAGCGCCACCATGGCGGTCGTGCTGGGGACGATTGCGGCAGTGGTGATCGTGCGTTTCGGCCGTTTCAAAGGGTCGACCGGCTTCGCCTTTATGCTGACCGCGCCGCTGGTAATGCCCGACGTGATCACCGGCCTGTCGCTGCTGCTGCTGTTTGTGGCGATGGGACACGCGCTGGGCTGGCCGAGCGATCGCGGTATGCTGACCATCTGGCTGGCGCACGTCACCTTCTGCACCGCCTATGTCTCGGTGGTGATCAACTCGCGCCTGCGCGAGCTGGATCGCTCGATTGAGGAAGCGGCGATGGACCTGGGTGCGACGCCGCTAAAGGTCTTTTTCGTGATTACCGTGCCGATGATCGCGCCGGCGCTGGTCACCGGCTGGCTGCTTGCGTTTACCCTGTCGCTTGACGACCTGGTGATCGCCAGCTTTGTCACCGGTCCGGGTGCTACCACGCTGCCGATGGCGATTTTCGCCACCGTGCGTCGCGGAGTGAATCCGGAGATCAATGCGCTCGCCTCGCTGATCCTGTTTGTGGTCGGGCTGGTCGGCTTTATCGCCTGGCGCTTTATGGCGCATGAGGAGAAGCAGCGGGTACGCGATATTCAGAAAGCGAAACGTAGCTAA